The proteins below are encoded in one region of Sporosarcina sp. FSL K6-1508:
- a CDS encoding heptaprenylglyceryl phosphate synthase, translated as MDFTTWRHAFKLDPEKTVTNEQLELLAESGTDGIIVGGTDGVTLDNVLDLLVRIRRYSVPVALEISTVDSVTPGFDYYFIPTVLNSTKVEWINGLHHSALREYGHMMDWDEILTEGYCIMNPDCKAAKLTGVTEVPDEEDVIAYARMAEHLFKLPVFYMEYSGMYGDTKIVEAASRVLEKTRLFYGGGIKNVNDAKKMAEVADTIIVGNVIYENFTAALATVDAVKSVSS; from the coding sequence ATGGATTTCACTACATGGCGTCATGCCTTTAAATTAGATCCTGAGAAAACGGTGACAAACGAACAATTGGAGCTACTTGCAGAGTCGGGAACAGATGGAATTATAGTTGGAGGAACGGACGGTGTCACACTCGATAACGTGCTCGATTTGCTGGTCCGCATCAGAAGGTATTCCGTTCCGGTTGCACTTGAGATTTCAACTGTGGACTCAGTGACACCGGGTTTCGATTATTATTTCATCCCAACAGTACTTAACTCAACAAAAGTTGAATGGATTAACGGTCTCCATCATTCCGCACTTCGTGAATATGGACATATGATGGACTGGGATGAAATTCTTACAGAAGGATATTGCATTATGAATCCCGACTGCAAAGCAGCGAAATTAACGGGAGTGACAGAAGTTCCGGACGAAGAGGATGTCATCGCTTATGCCCGCATGGCCGAACATCTTTTCAAATTGCCGGTTTTTTATATGGAATACAGCGGTATGTATGGAGATACTAAAATAGTAGAAGCAGCATCGCGCGTACTTGAAAAAACGCGTCTATTTTACGGCGGTGGCATCAAGAATGTTAACGATGCTAAAAAGATGGCCGAAGTCGCGGATACGATTATCGTGGGTAATGTCATCTATGAAAATTTCACAGCAGCATTAGCAACCGTCGACGCAGTGAAATCGGTTTCCAGTTAA
- the pcrA gene encoding DNA helicase PcrA, with protein sequence MNKIAEDLLTGMNPEQARAVKKTEGALLIMAGAGSGKTRVLTHRIAYLVVEKNIYPSNILAITFTNKAAREMRERIDGLLGAGTGERMWVSTFHSMCVRILRRNIDRIGISTSFSILDSADQLSVIKSVLKTLNLDAKQYEPRTMLNAISSAKNECIDAEMYRAQINAHNPYEKTIADVYDGYAKRLRQNQSLDFDDLIMMTLVLFERVPDVLEFYQNKFQYIHVDEYQDTNNAQYRLVNMLAEKFKNLCVVGDSDQSIYRWRGADIGNILSFEKDYKNAEMIMLEQNYRSTQRILQAANDVITNNKSRYDKKLRTDNDEGESIYVYKASDEKDESQFVVGKVIELQEQEKLKLDQFAVLYRTNAQSRVIEEYLVKSNLDYTIVGGTKFYERKEIKDLLAYLKLISNNDDDLALARIINEPKRSIGATSFDKMARFAIEHDRSIFDALQEVDFMGITSRAANEVAKFRDLITGFTRMQEYLSVTELVEQVLDKSGYREMLHREKTIESESRLENIEEFLSVTEAFEKRAEEDTGDKSLVAFLTDLALIADIDSLDKEENKSSEKIVLMTMHAAKGLEFPVVFIIGMEENVFPHSRSMGDDEEMEEERRLAYVGITRAEQKLYLTSASYRTLYGRASYNSPSRFIAEISDDITEIISGNSGFSIGGGSKARNEAPVRPAVKKPVYNASGGDKMGWNPGDKAVHKKWGTGMVVSVKGTGEEVELDIAFPEPVGIKRLLAKFAPIEKA encoded by the coding sequence ATGAATAAAATAGCAGAAGACTTACTTACAGGGATGAATCCAGAACAAGCTCGCGCAGTGAAGAAGACAGAAGGGGCACTTCTTATAATGGCAGGTGCAGGCTCCGGGAAAACACGTGTCCTGACACACCGGATTGCCTATCTAGTCGTCGAGAAAAATATTTATCCCTCCAATATCCTGGCGATTACATTCACAAACAAAGCGGCCCGTGAAATGCGTGAACGTATCGATGGATTGCTTGGTGCTGGTACAGGTGAACGTATGTGGGTTTCTACATTCCACTCAATGTGTGTCCGGATTTTACGGCGAAATATTGACCGAATCGGTATATCAACATCGTTTTCAATTCTCGATTCAGCCGACCAATTATCGGTTATTAAAAGCGTGTTAAAAACGTTGAACCTGGATGCGAAGCAATATGAACCACGCACAATGCTAAATGCGATCAGCTCAGCGAAAAACGAATGTATTGATGCGGAAATGTATCGCGCACAAATTAACGCCCACAATCCATATGAAAAAACGATTGCAGACGTCTACGATGGCTATGCAAAGCGGTTGCGTCAAAACCAGTCGCTCGATTTTGACGATCTCATCATGATGACGCTCGTCTTGTTTGAACGCGTACCGGATGTCCTAGAATTTTATCAAAACAAATTCCAATATATTCATGTCGATGAATACCAAGATACGAACAACGCACAGTATAGACTTGTTAATATGCTGGCGGAAAAGTTCAAGAATTTATGTGTAGTGGGAGATTCCGACCAGTCTATTTACAGATGGCGCGGTGCGGACATTGGCAATATTCTATCCTTTGAAAAGGACTATAAAAATGCTGAAATGATTATGCTTGAGCAAAACTATCGCTCGACGCAACGAATCCTTCAAGCAGCAAACGACGTCATAACTAATAACAAAAGTCGCTATGATAAAAAGCTGAGAACAGATAATGACGAAGGCGAATCGATTTATGTATACAAAGCGAGCGACGAAAAAGATGAATCGCAGTTTGTTGTTGGTAAAGTCATTGAATTGCAAGAGCAAGAGAAATTAAAGCTTGATCAGTTTGCAGTTTTGTATCGTACAAACGCTCAGTCACGTGTTATCGAGGAGTACCTTGTGAAATCGAATCTTGATTATACAATTGTCGGAGGCACGAAGTTCTATGAGCGAAAAGAGATTAAGGACTTGCTTGCTTACTTGAAGCTTATCTCCAATAACGATGACGATTTAGCACTTGCCCGGATTATTAATGAACCGAAGCGAAGTATCGGAGCTACATCATTCGATAAAATGGCACGCTTTGCAATTGAGCATGACCGTTCCATATTTGACGCGTTACAAGAAGTGGACTTTATGGGAATCACATCAAGGGCTGCAAATGAAGTTGCCAAGTTCCGTGATCTCATTACAGGATTCACACGAATGCAGGAATACCTTTCAGTAACTGAACTTGTTGAGCAAGTACTTGATAAATCAGGCTACCGTGAAATGCTTCATCGTGAAAAAACGATTGAATCTGAAAGTCGTCTGGAAAATATCGAAGAGTTCCTATCTGTAACGGAAGCTTTTGAAAAACGGGCAGAAGAAGATACTGGAGACAAATCATTAGTTGCTTTCCTGACCGATCTTGCGCTCATCGCAGATATCGATTCGCTTGATAAAGAAGAGAATAAATCTTCGGAGAAAATTGTCTTGATGACGATGCACGCTGCAAAAGGCCTTGAATTTCCTGTTGTCTTCATTATTGGTATGGAAGAAAACGTCTTTCCTCACTCCCGTTCAATGGGCGATGATGAGGAGATGGAGGAAGAGCGGCGTCTTGCATACGTGGGAATCACGCGTGCCGAGCAAAAACTCTATCTGACTTCCGCATCATACCGAACTCTTTATGGACGTGCGAGCTATAATAGTCCATCCAGGTTCATTGCAGAGATTTCGGATGATATTACGGAAATCATCTCAGGAAATTCTGGATTCTCCATCGGAGGAGGATCGAAAGCACGAAATGAGGCCCCTGTACGGCCGGCTGTTAAAAAGCCTGTATACAATGCAAGCGGTGGAGACAAGATGGGATGGAACCCAGGTGACAAAGCGGTCCACAAAAAATGGGGAACAGGTATGGTTGTCAGCGTGAAAGGGACAGGCGAAGAAGTTGAACTGGATATCGCTTTCCCGGAACCGGTCGGCATCAAGCGATTACTTGCGAAATTTGCACCAATTGAAAAAGCGTAA
- the gatA gene encoding Asp-tRNA(Asn)/Glu-tRNA(Gln) amidotransferase subunit GatA produces the protein MTLFKKTATELQSLLHNREVSVKELTEESLTRIAKIDGQVQAFLSTNEDWALAKAEELDKLPMDGRGPLFGLPIGLKDNIVTKGIVTTAGSKMLEDFVPVYDATVVDKINEAGLVTIGKLNMDEFAMGSTTERSAFKTTHNPWNLEYVPGGSSGGSAAAVAAGEVAFSLGSDTGGSVRQPAAFCGVVGMKPTYGRVSRSGLVAFASSLDQIGPITRNVEDNALLLSAITGLDAKDSSTSPQAVPDFRAALTGDIKGLKIGVPTEYLGEGVSAEAKTAVMEALKVLESLGAEWEEVSLPHSKYASPVYYVISSSEASSNLARFDGIRYGYRAEGVKNLEELYARSRSEAFGDEVKKRILFGMYALGAAHHEDLYVKSQKVRTLIAQDFATLFEKYDVIIGPSSATTAYKIGEKIHDPLTLYANDVLTVPINLAGVPAISVPCGYSDGLPLGLQIIGKHYDEATLYKVAHAYEQATDFHTQTPVTWEGK, from the coding sequence ATGACACTATTTAAAAAGACGGCAACAGAACTTCAGTCGCTATTACATAATCGGGAAGTATCTGTCAAAGAATTGACGGAAGAATCACTAACCCGTATTGCAAAAATAGATGGACAGGTACAAGCTTTTCTGTCGACGAATGAAGATTGGGCACTTGCTAAAGCAGAAGAATTGGACAAACTGCCAATGGACGGACGCGGTCCGCTTTTCGGTTTACCAATCGGCTTAAAAGATAACATCGTCACAAAAGGGATTGTTACAACAGCCGGAAGTAAGATGCTCGAAGATTTCGTTCCAGTCTATGATGCAACTGTCGTTGATAAAATCAACGAAGCTGGGCTCGTAACAATCGGAAAATTGAACATGGACGAATTTGCCATGGGATCTACGACAGAGAGATCTGCATTCAAAACAACACATAATCCTTGGAATCTTGAATACGTCCCAGGTGGCTCATCAGGCGGTTCTGCGGCAGCAGTGGCAGCTGGAGAGGTGGCATTCTCTCTTGGTTCTGACACAGGCGGCTCCGTTCGTCAACCTGCAGCATTTTGTGGCGTCGTGGGTATGAAGCCGACATACGGCCGTGTATCACGCTCTGGACTTGTAGCATTCGCATCATCATTAGACCAAATTGGCCCGATCACGCGCAATGTTGAAGACAATGCATTATTGCTTAGTGCAATTACTGGCCTAGATGCAAAGGATTCATCCACGTCACCGCAGGCAGTTCCTGATTTCAGAGCTGCGCTAACTGGTGATATCAAAGGCTTGAAAATCGGTGTTCCGACAGAGTATCTAGGCGAAGGAGTATCTGCAGAAGCGAAAACCGCAGTGATGGAAGCGCTAAAAGTACTTGAATCACTTGGCGCTGAGTGGGAAGAAGTTTCACTTCCACATTCGAAATATGCATCTCCCGTGTACTATGTTATTTCGTCATCTGAAGCATCATCGAACCTGGCTCGCTTTGACGGTATTCGTTATGGCTACCGTGCCGAGGGTGTCAAAAATCTTGAAGAACTTTACGCAAGATCACGTTCTGAAGCTTTTGGCGACGAAGTGAAAAAACGTATTTTGTTCGGTATGTATGCACTAGGTGCAGCCCATCATGAGGATTTATATGTAAAATCACAAAAGGTACGTACGCTAATTGCACAAGACTTTGCAACCCTTTTTGAAAAATATGATGTAATCATCGGCCCTTCTTCCGCGACGACAGCTTATAAAATTGGCGAGAAAATTCACGATCCGTTGACGTTATATGCAAATGATGTGTTAACAGTTCCCATTAACCTAGCAGGTGTACCGGCAATTTCAGTTC
- a CDS encoding YerC/YecD family TrpR-related protein, producing MQIDKIRGHQMDQLFKAMLELKDLDECYEFFDDLGTISELQSLAQRLEVAQMLMTKMTYDKIQSETGASTATISRVRRCVDYGSGGYGKVLGRLYASENEEEAEK from the coding sequence ATGCAAATCGACAAAATCCGCGGTCATCAGATGGACCAGCTATTTAAAGCGATGCTCGAATTAAAAGACCTCGATGAATGTTATGAATTTTTTGATGATCTTGGCACGATAAGTGAATTGCAATCACTCGCGCAACGTCTCGAAGTGGCACAGATGCTTATGACAAAAATGACATACGATAAGATACAAAGCGAGACAGGGGCTAGTACTGCAACAATTTCGAGAGTCCGGCGTTGCGTTGATTATGGATCGGGTGGATACGGGAAGGTGCTCGGACGTCTGTACGCCTCCGAGAACGAAGAGGAAGCCGAAAAATAA
- a CDS encoding CamS family sex pheromone protein has protein sequence MKRLGILPGLAVILLLGGCLPSFGTEKEEVIQENEESIEETVMIPNIQLKDEFYKTLIPFKKSASRGLIVSKMNTKYDIQEAEEGLLRLSNQHFDTKNHFFQEGQHIDKETASSWLSRSSADEAGLNPPIKEGMSEETASEEAPNYLAHIVEQNFLVMTDEKKLRLAGISVGLALNSISYSRSGKETEITDKVIEQQGMKMAEEVVRRLRTQEGLSDIPIVVGLFKQESRNSIVPGTYFATAVAGKGQSAPTGWKKVNEKYVVFPASSSNGEYRDMNDKFASFKQDIDAYFPSFVNVIGTGFYKDGNLKSLKIEVPIQFFGTSETIGFTQYLTDLVITYFPNVHTEVSITSVNGPEALIVNEAGDAKPYVHIYGY, from the coding sequence ATGAAAAGACTAGGTATACTACCCGGACTTGCAGTCATTCTGCTACTCGGAGGGTGTCTTCCTTCATTCGGAACAGAAAAAGAGGAAGTTATTCAAGAGAATGAAGAAAGCATTGAAGAAACTGTCATGATACCGAATATTCAATTGAAAGATGAATTTTACAAGACGCTTATACCCTTCAAGAAAAGTGCCAGCCGTGGTCTTATCGTCAGCAAGATGAATACCAAATACGATATACAGGAAGCAGAAGAAGGTCTATTGCGCCTCTCAAATCAGCACTTTGATACTAAAAATCATTTCTTCCAAGAAGGGCAACATATTGACAAAGAGACTGCCAGTTCATGGTTGTCAAGAAGTTCGGCTGATGAAGCAGGTTTGAATCCGCCTATCAAGGAAGGTATGAGTGAAGAAACTGCCTCGGAAGAAGCGCCGAATTATCTGGCACATATTGTCGAACAGAACTTCCTTGTTATGACGGATGAAAAAAAACTCCGTCTTGCCGGTATTTCGGTCGGTCTAGCACTCAATTCAATCAGCTATTCAAGAAGTGGAAAAGAGACAGAGATAACGGATAAGGTAATCGAACAGCAAGGCATGAAAATGGCAGAAGAAGTCGTTCGACGTTTGCGTACACAGGAAGGGCTATCAGATATCCCGATTGTTGTCGGACTGTTTAAACAAGAAAGCCGCAACTCGATCGTTCCAGGGACATACTTTGCGACAGCTGTTGCTGGAAAAGGCCAATCGGCACCGACAGGTTGGAAAAAAGTTAATGAGAAATACGTAGTATTCCCGGCGTCTTCAAGTAATGGGGAATATAGGGATATGAATGATAAGTTTGCTAGCTTCAAACAGGACATTGATGCATATTTCCCTAGTTTTGTTAACGTAATTGGTACAGGATTTTATAAAGACGGCAACTTAAAATCGCTAAAAATAGAAGTTCCAATCCAATTTTTTGGTACAAGTGAAACGATTGGCTTTACGCAATATTTGACAGACCTCGTTATCACCTATTTCCCAAATGTCCATACTGAAGTGAGTATAACGTCTGTCAACGGCCCAGAAGCCTTAATTGTGAATGAAGCTGGGGACGCCAAGCCATACGTTCATATTTATGGCTATTGA
- the ligA gene encoding NAD-dependent DNA ligase LigA: MDRVGLEKRVEELNSLLHEYGHAYYVLDKPLTSDAVYDKYMQELLAIEAENPDLIYPDSPSQRVGGEILKGFGKVIHEFPMLSLSNAFNEEDLREFDKRVKAAAGHGVSYICELKIDGLAISLRYIDGKFVQGSTRGDGTVGEDITAGLKTIRSIPLRLKEPVSIEVRGEAYMPKKSFVQLNAARDEAGEEPFANPRNAAAGSLRQLDPKIAASRNLAIFVYGIGGDGSAYGQDSHSDSLNHLAALGFETNKERKKCETIDEVIDYVGKWGESRSDLDYEIDGIVVKVDNFEDQEQLGYTAKSPKWATAYKFPAEEVITTLLDIELSVGRTGVVTPTAILEPVLVAGSTVGRASLHNEDLIKEKDVRIGDTVIIRKAGDIIPEVVAPIVEKRTGDEMPFEMPENCPVCDSELIRIEEEVAIRCVNPQCPAQMKEAIIHFVSRGAMNIEGIGERVVDQLYRADLVHDVSDLYTLTKEQLLELERMGEKSVSNLLSAIETSKENSLEKMLFGLGIRHVGEKAAAILAEEFGTLSDLMAANAERLITIHEIGDKVADSITTYFSNEKVLEVLQKLESYGVNTTYKGRRRQDIPADGLFSGKTVVLTGKLSILTRGEAKEKIEAFGGKVSGSVSKKTDLVIAGEDAGSKLAKAEELEITVWNEAELIEALSEKE, encoded by the coding sequence ATGGATCGAGTAGGACTCGAAAAACGAGTAGAAGAATTGAATAGCCTGCTTCATGAGTATGGACATGCTTATTATGTGCTCGATAAACCGCTCACTTCTGATGCTGTCTATGACAAATATATGCAGGAATTGTTGGCGATTGAAGCGGAAAATCCTGATCTCATATATCCCGATTCTCCTTCGCAGCGAGTCGGCGGCGAAATCTTGAAAGGATTCGGGAAAGTCATCCATGAGTTTCCGATGCTTAGCCTTTCAAATGCATTCAACGAAGAGGATTTGAGAGAATTTGACAAGCGTGTGAAGGCAGCGGCTGGACACGGTGTTTCATATATTTGTGAACTGAAAATTGATGGGCTTGCAATCTCGCTCAGATATATCGATGGAAAGTTTGTACAAGGGTCGACGCGCGGAGATGGAACGGTCGGGGAAGATATCACGGCAGGTTTGAAAACAATCCGGTCGATTCCGCTTCGATTGAAAGAACCTGTATCGATTGAAGTGCGTGGCGAAGCCTATATGCCTAAGAAATCATTTGTGCAATTGAATGCCGCGCGCGACGAAGCAGGCGAAGAACCATTCGCCAATCCGCGAAATGCGGCAGCGGGTTCACTTCGCCAGCTTGACCCGAAAATAGCAGCAAGCCGGAACTTGGCAATATTTGTTTATGGAATCGGCGGCGATGGAAGCGCCTATGGACAAGACAGTCATTCGGATTCCCTAAATCATCTCGCTGCGCTGGGATTTGAAACGAACAAGGAACGTAAGAAATGTGAAACAATCGATGAAGTGATTGATTATGTTGGGAAATGGGGGGAAAGCCGCTCTGATCTTGACTATGAAATCGATGGGATTGTTGTGAAGGTCGATAACTTTGAGGACCAGGAACAGCTTGGTTACACAGCGAAAAGTCCGAAATGGGCGACTGCCTATAAGTTTCCGGCAGAGGAAGTCATAACAACGTTGCTGGATATCGAACTAAGTGTTGGCAGAACAGGCGTAGTCACCCCGACAGCCATACTTGAACCAGTACTTGTTGCGGGATCAACAGTAGGACGAGCTTCTTTGCATAATGAAGACCTTATTAAAGAGAAGGATGTCCGAATCGGTGACACAGTTATCATTCGAAAAGCAGGAGACATTATTCCTGAAGTAGTCGCTCCGATTGTGGAAAAACGTACAGGGGATGAAATGCCTTTTGAAATGCCGGAAAACTGTCCGGTATGTGATTCAGAACTGATCCGAATTGAAGAAGAAGTGGCAATTCGGTGTGTCAATCCGCAATGTCCTGCACAAATGAAAGAAGCGATCATTCACTTTGTTTCACGGGGCGCGATGAATATCGAAGGAATCGGCGAACGGGTAGTTGACCAATTATACAGGGCTGATCTTGTCCATGATGTTTCAGATTTGTATACCCTGACAAAGGAGCAATTACTGGAACTCGAGCGTATGGGTGAGAAGTCAGTCTCAAATCTGCTTTCTGCGATTGAAACGTCAAAAGAAAATTCCCTGGAAAAAATGCTATTTGGACTAGGCATCCGTCATGTTGGTGAAAAAGCAGCGGCAATTCTTGCGGAGGAATTCGGAACACTCTCCGATTTAATGGCTGCTAATGCTGAGCGTCTTATAACCATCCATGAAATCGGTGACAAGGTAGCCGATTCAATCACGACCTATTTCAGCAATGAAAAGGTTCTTGAAGTGCTCCAGAAGTTGGAGTCTTATGGAGTGAATACAACCTATAAAGGACGCAGGAGGCAAGATATCCCTGCAGATGGGCTTTTTTCAGGCAAGACTGTTGTTCTGACAGGAAAACTGTCTATTTTGACCCGCGGGGAAGCAAAAGAAAAAATCGAAGCATTCGGCGGGAAAGTGAGCGGCAGCGTAAGTAAAAAGACTGATCTTGTAATAGCGGGTGAAGATGCTGGCTCGAAATTGGCAAAAGCTGAGGAGCTTGAAATTACTGTGTGGAATGAAGCAGAGTTAATTGAAGCACTTAGCGAAAAGGAGTAA
- the gatC gene encoding Asp-tRNA(Asn)/Glu-tRNA(Gln) amidotransferase subunit GatC, giving the protein MAIDHHNFSTLWEDDMINRTIQRGGETMTQLTIDEVKRHAGLARIALSDAEAEMYAGQLGDMIEFANKLQEVDTEQVAPMTHPLPLYNVLRKDIPTDALDREEMLNSVKEHEAGQIKVPTIL; this is encoded by the coding sequence ATGGCTATTGATCATCATAACTTTTCAACATTATGGGAAGATGATATGATTAACCGTACAATTCAAAGAGGAGGAGAAACGATGACACAATTGACGATAGATGAAGTGAAACGTCACGCGGGCCTTGCAAGGATTGCGCTGTCTGACGCTGAAGCGGAAATGTATGCCGGGCAGCTCGGAGACATGATCGAATTTGCCAATAAACTGCAAGAAGTGGACACTGAGCAGGTTGCTCCCATGACACATCCACTGCCGCTTTATAATGTATTGCGCAAGGATATCCCAACAGACGCACTTGACAGGGAAGAGATGTTGAATAGTGTGAAAGAACATGAAGCGGGACAAATCAAAGTGCCGACTATCCTTTGA